Part of the Candidatus Brocadia sinica JPN1 genome, CTGTCCCCCGCTGGCGGGGGTGAAGGGGGTGGACTGCCATTGCGAAAATAGATATTTTAAGTCGCCGAAGGACTAATTTTTCAGATTTTTGCTAAAAATGTCAAAATTATCTTTGGAAGATACTATCGGTGTTCTTCAATCCCCTTTTTTCCCAGCACATTTTGTTAGAACAGGATTTTCATGACTTTTCAGGAAATTATCTTAAAACTGCAAAACTATTGGTCTGATTATGGTTGTGTCATATGGCAGCCCTACGATAGTGAAAAGGGCGCAGGGACCTTTAACCCTGCGACATTTCTCAGGGCATTGGGTCCAGAACCCTGGAAGTGCGCTTACGTGGAACCTTCCCGGCGTCCAACCGATGGACGATATGGTGAAAATCCCAATAGACTGCAACATTACTACCAGTTTCAGGTAATGATAAAACCAGCCCCGGATGATGCACAGGATATCTATTTAAATAGTTTAAGGTTTTTGGGGATTGATCTTGTGAAACACGACGTGAGGTTTGTCGAAGACGACTGGGAATCACCCACCCTTGGCGCTACCGGCCTTGGCTGGGAGGTATGGCTGGATGGGATGGAGGTCACCCAGTTTACCTACTTCCAACAAGTGGGTGGTTTTGAACTCGAGCCTATTACACTGGAACTTACCTATGGACTCGAACGCATCGCCATGTTCATCCAGGAAAAAGAGTCCGTTTTCGACCTTGAATGGGTCAAAGGCTGTACATACGGAGATATTCACAAGCAGGATGAAGTCCAATTCTCCACCTATAATTTTACCGTTGCAGATACTGCTATGCTTTTTCAACTCTTCGAGTCATACGAAAAGGAATGCCAGCGGCTCATAAAAGAGGGGCTGGTCCTGCCCGCATATGATTATGTCTTAAAATGCTCGCATACCTTTAACATGCTGG contains:
- a CDS encoding glycine--tRNA ligase subunit alpha, whose protein sequence is MTFQEIILKLQNYWSDYGCVIWQPYDSEKGAGTFNPATFLRALGPEPWKCAYVEPSRRPTDGRYGENPNRLQHYYQFQVMIKPAPDDAQDIYLNSLRFLGIDLVKHDVRFVEDDWESPTLGATGLGWEVWLDGMEVTQFTYFQQVGGFELEPITLELTYGLERIAMFIQEKESVFDLEWVKGCTYGDIHKQDEVQFSTYNFTVADTAMLFQLFESYEKECQRLIKEGLVLPAYDYVLKCSHTFNMLDARGSIGVTQRTGYIGRVRNLARRCAESYVQLREALHWPLLKDKPAATICHC